A stretch of the Capsicum annuum cultivar UCD-10X-F1 chromosome 10, UCD10Xv1.1, whole genome shotgun sequence genome encodes the following:
- the LOC107843778 gene encoding nudix hydrolase 16, mitochondrial isoform X1 translates to MSDLVARTGRHQQRYEEGYRLIAGCIPFRFRDMEQNDGDTSEKIVEVLMINSTSGPGLLFPKGGWENDETVKEAAVREAIEEAGVRGDLVHFLGFYAFKSKTLQDEFSPEGLCRASMFALLVKEELDCWPEQSCRKRSWLTIPEAIECCRHPWMRKALEEGFMKWHEGGMVSTINNDDD, encoded by the exons ATGTCTGATTTGGTTGCTAGGACGGGTAGGCATCAACAGAGATATGAAGAAGGTTATCGACTTATTGCTGg GTGTATACCATTCAGGTTCAGAGATATGGAACAAAATGATGGTGACACATCTGAAAAGATAGTTGAAGTACTGATGATAAACTCAACGAGTGGGCCTGGTCTTCTGTTTCCAAAG GGAGGTTGGGAAAATGATGAAACAGTTAAAGAGGCAGCTGTACGTGAAGCCATAGAGGAGGCTGGAGTTCGTGGGGATTTAGTG CATTTTTTGGGATTCTACGCCTTCAAAAGCAAAACACTTCAAGACGAGTTCAGTCCAGAAGGTCTGTGCAGAGCTTCCATGTTCGCTTTGTTAGTGAAGGAAGAGCTCGACTGTTGGCCTGAGCAAAGCTGCCGAAAAAGAAGTTGGCTGACAATTCCTGAGGCGATTGAATGTTGCCGGCACCCATGGATGAGAAAGGCTCTCGAAGAAGGATTCATGAAGTGGCATGAGGGTGGTATGGTAAGTACAATTAACAACGATGATGACTAA
- the LOC107843778 gene encoding nudix hydrolase 16, mitochondrial isoform X2: MEQNDGDTSEKIVEVLMINSTSGPGLLFPKGGWENDETVKEAAVREAIEEAGVRGDLVHFLGFYAFKSKTLQDEFSPEGLCRASMFALLVKEELDCWPEQSCRKRSWLTIPEAIECCRHPWMRKALEEGFMKWHEGGMVSTINNDDD; encoded by the exons ATGGAACAAAATGATGGTGACACATCTGAAAAGATAGTTGAAGTACTGATGATAAACTCAACGAGTGGGCCTGGTCTTCTGTTTCCAAAG GGAGGTTGGGAAAATGATGAAACAGTTAAAGAGGCAGCTGTACGTGAAGCCATAGAGGAGGCTGGAGTTCGTGGGGATTTAGTG CATTTTTTGGGATTCTACGCCTTCAAAAGCAAAACACTTCAAGACGAGTTCAGTCCAGAAGGTCTGTGCAGAGCTTCCATGTTCGCTTTGTTAGTGAAGGAAGAGCTCGACTGTTGGCCTGAGCAAAGCTGCCGAAAAAGAAGTTGGCTGACAATTCCTGAGGCGATTGAATGTTGCCGGCACCCATGGATGAGAAAGGCTCTCGAAGAAGGATTCATGAAGTGGCATGAGGGTGGTATGGTAAGTACAATTAACAACGATGATGACTAA
- the LOC107843780 gene encoding phosphatidylinositol 4-phosphate 5-kinase 6-like, whose protein sequence is MKAIEATVRKTQLVARKRAHNIFGSYIPPQVDETDLTNNNDNNKEKEIVEEDHQENNYDDHDEVYHPMNGETYHLEKFLYNGDYYTGYWVDNLPNGHGKYWWTDGCMYVGDWKKGKMKGKGIFSWPSGGMYEGNFKNGYMDGEGTYTAPNGDTFKGCWLMDLKHGHGVKEYANGDCYDGEWCRGLQESNGKYTWKNGNYYVGEWQDGVMCGDGKLYWKNGNFYEGNWEDGLPKGKGTFHWADGSYYVGNWSRDPDELHGTFFPSESLLERGNFEWDPQQVFNVDLKGCKVSPNDTLSVLPSQKKLAMRMSSSRPLNNITRRKSIDGSVDSEFSRMQLSDGVVGTISTATTSNSCSDIDTLVTLLECDGYKCGSPIRIPKVVKRQGITISKGHKNYELMLNLQLGIRHSVQKLSPPSSLDLEPSSFDPKEKYWTRFPPEGSKSTPCHQSCEFRWKDYCPKVFGALRTLFKVDATEYMLSICGPLRELSSPGKSGSFFYLTNDDRYMIKTMKKAEVKVLLKMLNAYYDHFRAFENTLVTRYYGLHCLKLNGPTQKKVRFVIIGNLFCTNYTIHKRFDLKGSTFGRITDKPESEIDTTTTLKDLDLNFIFKLQKSWFDEFRRQVDRDCELLEQERVMDYSLLVGVHFKEGTASTGYQTPSGCKTPIENGTTGVEPIHRFSKSDVGLLLLNPAGLTNTSLGVNMPARVERTLRKNDLDFQLIGEPTGELYDVTLFFGIIDILQDYDIAKKLEHAYKSIQCDPNSISAVDPMAYSRRFRDYIFKVFVEDD, encoded by the exons ATGAAGGCAATAGAAGCAACTGTTAGAAAAACACAATTGGTAGCAAGAAAAAGAGCCCATAATATTTTTGGCTCATATATACCACCACAAGTTGATGAAACTGACCTTactaataataatgataacaataaagaaaaagaaatagtagaagaagatcatcaagaaaataattatgATGATCATGATGAAGTTTACCATCCAATGAATGGTGAAACATATCATTTGGAAAAGTTTCTTTATAATGGAGATTACTATACTGGTTATTGGGTTGATAATTTACCTAATGGACATGGTAAATATTGGTGGACAGATGGTTGTATGTATGTAGGTGATTGGAAGAAAGGTAAAATGAAAGGTAAAGGTATATTTAGTTGGCCATCTGGTGGCATGTATGAAGGTAATTTCAAGAATGGTTATATGGATGGTGAAGGTACATATACAGCACCAAATGGTGATACATTTAAAGGTTGTTGGTTAATGGATTTGAAACATGGACATGGTGTTAAAGAATATGCAAATGGTGATTGTTATGATGGTGAATGGTGTAGGGGGTTACAAGAAAGTAATGGTAAGTATACTTGGAAGAATGGGAATTATTATGTTGGTGAATGGCAAGATGGGGTAATGTGTGGTGATGGGAAGCTGTATtggaaaaatgggaatttttaTGAAGGGAATTGGGAAGATGGATTGCCAAAAGGGAAAGGGACATTTCATTGGGCTGATGGGAGTTACTATGTTGGGAATTGGAGTAGAGATCCAGATGAATTACATGGGACTTTTTTTCCATCTGAGTCATTATTAGAAAGAGGGAATTTTGAATGGGATCCTCAACAAGTTTTCAATGTTGATTTGAAAGGATGTAAAGTTTCACCAAATGATACATTATCTGTGTTGCCTTCACAGAAGAAACTCGCGATGAGGATGTCATCGTCGAGGCCTCTGAATAATATTACGAGGAGGAAGTCGATAGACGGTTCAGTAGATAGTGAGTTTAGTAGAATGCAGTTATCAGATGGAGTTGTTGGAACAATTAGTACTGCTACTACAAGTAATTCTTGTTCAGATATCGACACCTTGGTTACTTTGCTGGAATGTGATGGATATAAATGTGGGAGTCCTATTAGGATTCCTAAGGTTGTTAAAAGGCAAGGAATCACAATTTCTAAAGGGCATAAGAATTATGAGCTCATGCTCAATTTGCAGTTGGGAATCAG GCATTCAGTACAAAAGCTTAGCCCTCCTTCATCACTCGATCTTGAGCCATCATCTTTCGATCCGAAGGAGAAGTACTGGACAAGATTTCCACCTGAAGGATCCAAGAGTACGCCATGCCATCAATCTTGTGAGTTCAGATGGAAAGATTATTGCCCAAAAGTTTTCGG AGCTTTGAGAACGTTGTTCAAGGTGGATGCAACGGAGTATATGTTGTCGATCTGTGGCCCCCTTAGAGAGTTAAGCTCTCCTGGAAAAAGTGGAAGCTTCTTTTACTTGACTAATGATGATCGATACATGATCAAAACGATGAAAAAGGCCGAAGTAAAG GTACTTTTAAAGATGCTAAATGCCTATTACGATCATTTTCGTGCTTTTGAGAACACCCTTGTGACGAGGTACTATGGCCTGCATTGCCTGAAGCTAAACGGACCAACTCAAAAAAAG GTCCGGTTCGTGATCATTGGGAATCTCTTCTGCACCAATTACACTATTCATAAACGGTTCGACTTGAAAGGATCAACTTTTGGCAGGATCACAGATAAACCCGAATCAGAAATTGATACAACAACTACTCTTAAAGACCTTGATCTCAACTTCATATTCAAGTTACAAAAGTCGTGGTTTGATGAATTCCGTAG gcAAGTAGATAGGGATTGTGAGCTCTTGGAACAGGAAAGAGTGATGGACTATAGTCTTTTAGTTGGTGTTCATTTTAAGGAAGGAACTGCTAGTACTGGATATCAAACTCCTTCTGGCTGTAAGACGCCTATCG AAAATGGAACAACAGGAGTTGAACCAATTCATCGGTTTTCTAAATCAGATGTGGGTCTATTACTTCTTAATCCGGCAGG GTTGACTAATACAAGTTTGGGAGTAAACATGCCTGCAAGAGTTGAAAGGACATTAAGGAAAAatgacttggattttcagctaatAGGAGAACCAACAGGGGAGTTGTATGATGTGACATTATTTTTCGGAATAATCGATATACTTCAAGACTATGACATTGCTAAAAAACTTGAACATGCATATAAGTCTATACAATGTGATCCAAATTCTATCTCAGCAGTTGATCCAATGGCATACTCGAGGCGTTTTCGCGATTACATATTCAAAGTTTTTGTAGAGGATGATTAA